GGATATCAAGAACCACACGCTGGAGCACCTCGACCTTTATCTCGAAGCCTACGAGGAGAAGGTGAAGGCCTCCGGCGGGCATGTGCATTTCGCCCGCAACGCCGACGAGGCCCGCGACCTCATCTTGAGAATCTGCCGCGAGGCCGGCGCCAGGACGGTCACGAAGGGCAAATCCATGATCTCGGAGGAGATCGGGATCAACCACCACCTCGAAGCGAACGGCATCCGGCCCGTCGAGACGGATCTCGGCGAATACATCATCCAGCTGCGCAACGAGCTGCCGAGCCACATCATCGCGCCCGCCGTCCACCTCAACGCCACGCAGGTGGAAGAGGATTTCCGGCGCGTCCACACGCATCTCGACGCCAAGCGCGATCTCTCGGAACCCGTGCAGCTTCTCACCGAGGCGCGCGCCGTCCTGCGCGAGCGCTTCCTCGCGGCCGACGTGGGCATCACCGGGGCCAACTTCCTGGTGGCAGAGACCGGCACGTCGATCATCGTGACGAACGAGGGCAACGGCGATCTCACGCAGATCCTGCCCAAGACCCATATCGTGCTCGCCTCCCTGGAAAAGCTCGTTCCGACGCTGGAGGACGTGAGCCAGCTCCTGCGCGTGCTCGCCCGCTCGGCGACCGGCCAGGAGATGTCGGTCTACACCACGTTCTCCACCGGCCCCCGCCGCAGTGCCGACGCGGACGGGCCGGAGAACTACCACGTGGTTCTCATCGACAACGGCCGCTCCTCCATGCTCGGCACGAGCTTCGAGGAGATGCTGCGCTGCATCCGCTGCGGCGCGTGCATGAACCATTGCCCGGTCTACCACGCGGTCGGTGGACACGCTTATGGCTGGGTCTATCCCGGCCCCATGGGTGCGGTGCTCACGCCGTCCCTCATCGGCGTCGACAAGGCCGGTCACCTGCCCAACGCCTCCACCTTCTGCGGCCGCTGCGAGAGCGTGTGCCCCGTGCGGATCCCCCTGCCCAAGCTCATGCGCCACTGGCGCGAGCGGGAATTCGAACGGCACCTGACGCCGGCGACCGTCCGGTCCGGCCTGCAATTCTGGGGCTTCTTCGCCAAGCGCCCCGCCCTCTACCGGTTTGCCACCCGCGTCGCCATGGGGGCCCTTTCTCTCGCGGGCCGCCAGCGCGGGCGGTTCTCCTGGCTTCCCATGGCCAAGGGCTGGACCAAGTACCGCGACTTTCCCGCCCCGCAGGGCGAGACGTTCCAACAGCGCTGGAAGCGCGAGCGCAAGGGAGCCGCCGCATGAGCGCACGCGACGACATCTTCGCCAATATTCG
This region of Microvirga mediterraneensis genomic DNA includes:
- a CDS encoding LutB/LldF family L-lactate oxidation iron-sulfur protein → MTVHSTSPQFKQNAARALSDSQLQKALGNVKQGFIDKRQAAADKLPEFEALRDAARDIKNHTLEHLDLYLEAYEEKVKASGGHVHFARNADEARDLILRICREAGARTVTKGKSMISEEIGINHHLEANGIRPVETDLGEYIIQLRNELPSHIIAPAVHLNATQVEEDFRRVHTHLDAKRDLSEPVQLLTEARAVLRERFLAADVGITGANFLVAETGTSIIVTNEGNGDLTQILPKTHIVLASLEKLVPTLEDVSQLLRVLARSATGQEMSVYTTFSTGPRRSADADGPENYHVVLIDNGRSSMLGTSFEEMLRCIRCGACMNHCPVYHAVGGHAYGWVYPGPMGAVLTPSLIGVDKAGHLPNASTFCGRCESVCPVRIPLPKLMRHWREREFERHLTPATVRSGLQFWGFFAKRPALYRFATRVAMGALSLAGRQRGRFSWLPMAKGWTKYRDFPAPQGETFQQRWKRERKGAAA